One genomic segment of Anguilla anguilla isolate fAngAng1 chromosome 2, fAngAng1.pri, whole genome shotgun sequence includes these proteins:
- the LOC118219440 gene encoding SERTA domain-containing protein 2-like isoform X2, whose product MLGKGAKRKLDEDEDGLEGKALAGLADGPSKASYTLQRQTIFNISLMKLYSQRAPPEPSLERRVLINNMLRRIQEELRQEGGPPRPLFFPASPPPDDPVDEGFREAQPAFGVLAPPPPPPPQAPPPPGPAPPDSCLTPASLLEDDVSLFCTSPSPNHPHPHPHPHHGAARLPPSAPKDSFSSALEEIEELCTTVTATMTTTSPLGATPHLPPLPPAGSDSKERAKKPAGPAAPSEGRLAMATAEPRPTDSAPPAPSLPPSSGLDASGTSSSSSSSSSSSAFLTDLALDDILFADIDTSMYDFDACTSTAGAGPAKTAPVVTADDLVKTLSPYGPGPASPVPSSQPFKMDLAELDHIMEVLVGS is encoded by the coding sequence ATGTTGGGTAAAGGAGCAAAGCGGAAGTTGGACGAGGATGAAGACGGGCTGGAAGGCAAAGCGCTGGCGGGCCTGGCGGACGGGCCGTCCAAGGCGTCGTACACGCTGCAGCGGCAGACCATCTTCAACATCTCGCTGATGAAGCTGTACAGCCAGCGGGCGCCGCCCGAGCCCAGCCTGGAGCGCCGGGTGCTGATCAACAACATGCTGCGCCGCATCCAGGAGGAGCTGCGGCAGGAGGGcgggccgccccgccccctcttcttccccgcctcgcccccccccgacGACCCCGTGGACGAGGGCTTCCGCGAGGCGCAGCCCGCCTTCGGggtcctggccccgcccccccctccgccgccgcaggccccgccccctcccggccccgcccctccggaCTCCTGCCTCACCCCCGCCTCCCTGCTGGAGGACGACGTCTCCTTGTTTTGCACTTCCCCGtcccccaaccacccccacccgcacccccacccgcaccaCGGGGCGGCCCGACTCCCTCCCTCGGCCCCGAAGGACAGCTTCTCCTCGGCCCTGGAGGAGATCGAGGAGCTGTGCACGACCGTCACGGCGACCATGACTACTACCTCCCCCCTCGGGGCgaccccccacctgcccccgctcccccccgcgGGGTCGGACTCGAAAGAGCGCGCCAAAAAGCCAGCGGGGCCCGCCGCGCCCTCCGAGGGCCGGCTCGCTATGGCAACGGCCGAGCCCAGGCCGACAGACTCCGCCCCTCCTGCTCCCTCGCTGCCGCCGTCCAGCGGCCTGGACGCAAgcggcacctcctcctcctcctcgtcctcctcgtcctcctcggcCTTCCTCACGGACCTGGCCCTGGACGACATCCTGTTCGCTGACATCGACACCTCCATGTACGACTTCGACGCCTGCACCTCgaccgcgggggcggggcccgccAAAACGGCGCCCGTGGTGACGGCGGACGACCTGGTCAAAACTCTGTCGCCCTACGGGCCCGGCCCGGCCTCGCCCGTCCCCTCCAGCCAGCCCTTCAAAATGGACCTGGCCGAACTGGACCACATCATGGAGGTCCTGGTGGGCTCgtga
- the LOC118219440 gene encoding SERTA domain-containing protein 2-like isoform X1 — protein sequence MVVYMLGKGAKRKLDEDEDGLEGKALAGLADGPSKASYTLQRQTIFNISLMKLYSQRAPPEPSLERRVLINNMLRRIQEELRQEGGPPRPLFFPASPPPDDPVDEGFREAQPAFGVLAPPPPPPPQAPPPPGPAPPDSCLTPASLLEDDVSLFCTSPSPNHPHPHPHPHHGAARLPPSAPKDSFSSALEEIEELCTTVTATMTTTSPLGATPHLPPLPPAGSDSKERAKKPAGPAAPSEGRLAMATAEPRPTDSAPPAPSLPPSSGLDASGTSSSSSSSSSSSAFLTDLALDDILFADIDTSMYDFDACTSTAGAGPAKTAPVVTADDLVKTLSPYGPGPASPVPSSQPFKMDLAELDHIMEVLVGS from the coding sequence ATATATGTTGGGTAAAGGAGCAAAGCGGAAGTTGGACGAGGATGAAGACGGGCTGGAAGGCAAAGCGCTGGCGGGCCTGGCGGACGGGCCGTCCAAGGCGTCGTACACGCTGCAGCGGCAGACCATCTTCAACATCTCGCTGATGAAGCTGTACAGCCAGCGGGCGCCGCCCGAGCCCAGCCTGGAGCGCCGGGTGCTGATCAACAACATGCTGCGCCGCATCCAGGAGGAGCTGCGGCAGGAGGGcgggccgccccgccccctcttcttccccgcctcgcccccccccgacGACCCCGTGGACGAGGGCTTCCGCGAGGCGCAGCCCGCCTTCGGggtcctggccccgcccccccctccgccgccgcaggccccgccccctcccggccccgcccctccggaCTCCTGCCTCACCCCCGCCTCCCTGCTGGAGGACGACGTCTCCTTGTTTTGCACTTCCCCGtcccccaaccacccccacccgcacccccacccgcaccaCGGGGCGGCCCGACTCCCTCCCTCGGCCCCGAAGGACAGCTTCTCCTCGGCCCTGGAGGAGATCGAGGAGCTGTGCACGACCGTCACGGCGACCATGACTACTACCTCCCCCCTCGGGGCgaccccccacctgcccccgctcccccccgcgGGGTCGGACTCGAAAGAGCGCGCCAAAAAGCCAGCGGGGCCCGCCGCGCCCTCCGAGGGCCGGCTCGCTATGGCAACGGCCGAGCCCAGGCCGACAGACTCCGCCCCTCCTGCTCCCTCGCTGCCGCCGTCCAGCGGCCTGGACGCAAgcggcacctcctcctcctcctcgtcctcctcgtcctcctcggcCTTCCTCACGGACCTGGCCCTGGACGACATCCTGTTCGCTGACATCGACACCTCCATGTACGACTTCGACGCCTGCACCTCgaccgcgggggcggggcccgccAAAACGGCGCCCGTGGTGACGGCGGACGACCTGGTCAAAACTCTGTCGCCCTACGGGCCCGGCCCGGCCTCGCCCGTCCCCTCCAGCCAGCCCTTCAAAATGGACCTGGCCGAACTGGACCACATCATGGAGGTCCTGGTGGGCTCgtga